In Acanthopagrus latus isolate v.2019 chromosome 16, fAcaLat1.1, whole genome shotgun sequence, one DNA window encodes the following:
- the adprs gene encoding ADP-ribose glycohydrolase ARH3 has protein sequence MATTAVRAVTAGGPASLSRFRGALVAAVLGDCVGGEFEGAEEVPMESVLQHLSSLDDDTKGNGILEYSDDTAMARCVVQSLLTRAGFDERDMARRFAKEYSASPGRGYGSGVIQVLKKLSSPQLSDVYQPARDQFNGRGSFGNGGAMRAAPFALAFPDPADVKRFARLGAMLTHSCSLGYNGAVLQALAVHLSLQGALDLPQQFISRLITEMEEVEGNEAARNDARILKEAEKPFCERLHRVRDLMDRSKVSIEEVISELGNGIAALHSVPTAIFCVLHCLQPWECLPENYGGLERTIAYSLALGGDTDTIACMAGAIAGAHYGIEAIPQSWIRCCEGAEDADVNAERLHMLYHQSSPGGGSGIEEQSSADASESQSNASNGTEKKTGAE, from the exons ATGGCAACGACGGCAGTGAGAGCAGTGACAGCGGGGGGCCCGGCGTCTTTGTCCCGGTTTAGGGGAGCGCTGGTCGCGGCTGTGCTGGGAGACTGTGTCGGCGGAGAGTTTGAAGGAGCCGAGGAGGTTCCAATGGAGAGTGTGCTGCAGCACCTCAGCAGCCTGGACGACGACACCAAAGGAAATG gtaTCCTTGAGTACAGTGACGACACTGCGATGGCGCGTTGTGTGGTCCAGTCTCTACTCACTCGTGCCGGCTTTGATGAGCGGGACATGGCTCGCAG GTTCGCAAAGGAGTACAGTGCATCCCCAGGTCGTGGTTATGGTTCTGGAGTGATCCAGGTGTTGAAGAAGCTGTCCTCACCTCAGCTCAGTGATGTGTATCAGCCGGCCAGGGACCAGTTTAATGGTCGAGGCTCCTTTGGGAATGGAGGGGCCATGAGGGCGGCCCCGTTTGCACTGGCTTTTCCTGATCCGGCTGATGTTAAAAGG TTTGCCCGTCTGGGTGCCATGCTCACCCACTCCTGCTCTCTGGGATATAATGGAGCTGTGCTGCAGGCGTTAGCAGTGCACCTCTCCCTGCAGGGGGCACTAGACCTGCCTCAGCAGTTCATAAGCAGGCTAatcacagagatggaggaggtggagggcaaCGAGGCAGCACGCAATGATGCCAGAAT CCTAAAAGAAGCAGAGAAGCCATTCTGTGAGCGCCTCCACAGAGTTAGAGACCTGATGGATAGGAGCAAGGTCAGCATCGAGGAGGTCATTTCTGAACTGG GTAACGGCATTGCAGCACTCCATTCAGTCCCCACTGCCATCTTCTGCGTCCTCCACTGCCTGCAGCCCTGGGAATGCCTTCCAGAGAACTACGGCGGACTGGAGAGGACAATAGCCTACAGCCTGGCCCTGGGAGGGGACACTGACACAATAGCTTGCATGGCAGGGGCCATCGCTGGGGCCCACTATGGCATCGAGGCTATTCCTCAGTCGTGGATAAGGTGCTGCGAGGGGGCGGAGGATGCAGACGTAAATGCAGAGCGACTTCACATGCTGTACCACCAGTCATCACCGGGAGGCGGGAGTGGGATAGAGGAGCAGAGCAGTGCAGATGCATCTGAAAGCCAGTCAAATGCTTCTAACGGCACAGAGAAGAAAACTGGAGCTGAGTGA
- the LOC119005013 gene encoding b(0,+)-type amino acid transporter 1-like gives MADKEPQALKMKQEIGLIGGISFISGTMIGTGIFMSPQIILAIIGSPGASLVIWALSGIVALFAALSYAELGTVIPESGGEFIYLLRIYGSCPAFFAAYTTVIVLKPFGASAAALSVAEYVIAPFYPDCHPPELVVKCAAAVTILIVTIVNVMNVRVAIRIQVVFLVAKVLALTVIVIGGIVKLVQSSSVIVENLKVENAFKGTQLSVNNLGMAFYQGLWSYAGWYNLNYVYEELKRPEVNLLRAVIIAFSLVTGLYLLVNVSYLTVMTPKELMSSGAVAVTWGNKVFGSWGWIMSVAAALSAFGSLNGSYYSGGRVCFVAAREGHMPDILAMAHVHRLTPSPALIFTTIISLLVLIPGDFQSIVNYFSFTAWIFYGITLSGLIYLKIKKPELPRPYRVPIILPILVLLAAICLVLAPIIDNPKIEYLYVTLFIFSGTIIYIPFVHYKLCPNLLTKLTVFLQLFLEVAPVDKNL, from the exons ATGGCGGACAAAGAACCACAAGCCCTGAAAATGAAGCAGGAAATTGGGTTGATTGGCggtatttcatttatttcaggaACCATGATCGGCACTGGTATATTCATGTCCCCACAGATAATACTGGCCATCATTGGAAGCCCAGGAGCCAGTCTGGTGATTTGGGCTCTCTCAGGAATTGTAGCTCTATTTGCAGCACTGTCCTACGCCGAGCTTGGTACAGTCATTCCTGAATCTGGTGGAGAGTTCATCTACCTACTGAGGATCTATGGTTCATGTCCTGCTTTCTTTGCAGCATACACTACTGTCATAGTTCTGAAGCCGTTTGGGGCTAGTGCAGCGGCATTGAGTGTTGCAGAGTATGTGATAGCACCCTTTTACCCTGACTGCCATCCTCCTGAGCTGGTAgtaaaatgtgctgctgctgtgactatACTGATTGTTACCATAGTCAATGTCATGAACGTCCGGGTTGCCATCAGAATCCAAGTGGTCTTTTTGGTGGCAAAAGTACTGGCGCTGACCGTCATTGTAATTGGAGGGATAGTCAAGCTCGTCCAGAGCAGCAGTGTAATTGTGGAGAATTTGAAGGTTGAGAATGCATTTAAAGGCACTCAGCTCTCTGTGAACAACTTAGGAATGGCTTTTTATCAAGGACTGTGGTCTTACGCTGGATGGTACAACTTGAATTATGTCTACGAGGAGCTGAAAAGACCTGAG gtgaATCTTCTAAGGGCAGTTATCATAGCCTTTTCTCTGGTGACTGGCTTGTATCTGCTAGTGAATGTGAGCTATCTGACAGTGATGACACCAAAAGAGCTCATGTCCTCCGGTGCAGTGGCAGTAACCTGGGG GAATAAGGTGTTTGGGAGCTGGGGCTGGATcatgtctgtggctgcagcattATCTGCCTTTGGTTCACTGAATGGGTCATACTACAGCGGCGGCCGTGTGTGCTTTGTTGCTGCTAGAGAAGGACACATG CCAGATATTCTGGCCATGGCTCATGTCCACAGACTGACTCCATCTCCAGCCCTTATCTTCACCACTATTATCTCTCTGCTGGTGCTTATCCCCGGAGACTTCCAGAGTATTGTCAACTACTTCAG TTTCACTGCCTGGATTTTCTATGGCATCACCCTGTCTGGACTCATCTATCTCAAGATAAAGAAGCCAGAGCTTCCGAGACCATACAGG GTCCCCATTATACTCCCCATACTGGTCCTCCTTGCAGCGATATGCCTGGTGCTGGCCCCCATCATAGACAATCCTAAGATTGAATACCTTTATGTGACTTTATTCATCTTCAGTGGGACTATAATATACATACCCTTCGTCCATTACAAGCTCTGCCCCAACCTGTTGACCAAGTTAACAGTGTTCCTGCAGCTCTTCCTAGAGGTTGCCCCAGTAGACAAAAACCTCTGA